The Methanofollis sp. genome includes the window GTGTTCTTGCTCAACTGAACATGGCTGCCACGCTGTCGCAGGATGGTATAACCAAGCGAGCCGAGTGCTTTCACCAGAAGAAAGCCACTAACAACCGGAGATTTTGGCAATTGGACCAACCTGAAGTTCAGTCAGGGATATAATCGTGATCTGCTCTCCGGCATCGATATTTTCTTCAAAGTGCAGTTCGACGGCCTCTTTGATAGTATTCATGAGTTCGTCAAGCGTTTTACCCTGCGTGAAGATGTCCACTCCCATGCCGCGGGCACACCAGAACTCACCATCATGGTAGATATCGAATTTTACCAGCATCTATAGTCCCTCCTGATAGTGCATGGGATGTATGCAATCATAAATATGACCGGGGATACGGACAGCACGGGGCGCACTCCTCGATATGATCATCTCAGATACTCTGTTTTAGAGGGTGGGAAATGCGATCTCCTCCCGTCGTATCCCTCGTCTCAGAAGAGCGGCAGTCTCCCCCGCTCCGATGAAACCCCAACCAAAAAAAGATTGGTGCTCTTTCAGTACCTGTACCACCGGCCCTTCTCGTCGTATTCGCCCACGACCTTCTCCTCCTCGGCCTCCCTGATGTGCCGGGCATAGAAGGCGGCCTTGAAGGCGAGGGTGAAGGGGACGAAGACGGCGATGAAGAGGGCGTAGACGAGGGCGGTCGCCCAGATGCCGTCGGGCCCGAGGATGGCGGTGAACTCTGCCTGGGCCGCGGTGGCATTGACGGCGTCGAATGCGAAGGTCTCCCCGCTCTCGACGATCGGGGCGAGTTTATCGTAAAGCAGGGCTGTCAGGAGGAAGAGGGCTGCAAAGCCCATGCCGATGAATGCCGCGATGTTCGCCGCATAGAAGAGGAGCACGTTCCAGAGGTCGGTGAAGACCAGGGCCGCGCTTCTCTGGATGGAGGCGAAGACGCCGAGTTCCTCCGTCACCGCCGCGGCGTCGTAGAAGTACGCGAAGAAGGCGAAGGAGAGGACCACTCCCATGATCGCCGAACTGATCGCCCCGACTGCGCTCTCGCCGGTGAAGAGGGCGACCGGGGCGGCGAGGAGGAGGAGGGTCACGGCGGCCGCAAAGACGAGGACGATCGCCGGGAGGAGGACCCTGAAGTAGCCCTTCTTCCCTTCCTCGAGGAAGGCTGCGAGGCTCCCGTCCTTCCTGTGCATCGCCCCGAGGGCCCCCGCGACAAAGAAGGGGAGGACGAGGAGGCCGAAGAGGAGGACCTTCCCGGCAAAGAACGTCTCCCCCGAGAACTCCAGCATGAGGTCGATACCGAAGGCCGCGCCCATGATGATCCCGGTCGTCCAGACCAGGGGGACCCTGATAAGGAGGCTGAACGCCTCCTGCAATGACCCGAACACCCGATCACCGGTTCCTGGGCATGGCGACGATCTCGCGCACCTGGAGGTCGAAGAAGGCCGCGGTGTGGGCCGGCCTGATCACGCAGACCGTGTCCGCGCCCGTCGCCGTCCCGCCGACTGCCACGACCTCCTCGTCCACCCTGATAGCGCCCTGGTCCGCGGCGATGAGGCAGCACTCGACGGCCACTTTCAGGCCGACGGCGACGGTCCGGCGGAGGGACTCGGCGATCGCCTCGGTCCGCGACGCGCCCCCGAGCTTCGGCGACCGGGAAATCGCGCGCTCAAGACCGGAGAGGACGTGCGTCCCGGTGACGACCGCGGCCCCTGCCGCCCTGAG containing:
- a CDS encoding type II toxin-antitoxin system HicB family antitoxin, translated to MLVKFDIYHDGEFWCARGMGVDIFTQGKTLDELMNTIKEAVELHFEENIDAGEQITIISLTELQVGPIAKISGC
- a CDS encoding pyruvate kinase alpha/beta domain-containing protein; amino-acid sequence: MGYSTRNTYYFDAPGAANTEDAARFAVERAREEGIGTVVVASCTGKTALTFLQAMKGTGLRLVVVTHAVGFSAPGVWEFDQAAAETLRAAGAAVVTGTHVLSGLERAISRSPKLGGASRTEAIAESLRRTVAVGLKVAVECCLIAADQGAIRVDEEVVAVGGTATGADTVCVIRPAHTAAFFDLQVREIVAMPRNR